The sequence ACTCTGGACAAACTCCTCCAAGTGTTGAGGCAGAGGTTTTGCAGGTTTACACTGGAACCCTCCCATATAGATAACATTAGGCATGGTGGGACGAGGAAACTCAAACACAAAGTCCACTCTCATGAGCCACAGGTCTGCTGCCTGGAACAGGGAGATGTAGTCTACATCTGGACCtaaatatttttcaattaagCCAACATAATGTGGTTTGATATAATGTgcagtttgatattttgtgaaGCCAAATACGATCATGTTAGTAAGTCTCTCAAGAAAGGTCATTTTTTCTGAAAGTTCAGTCCCTGTCAGTGGAAcataagagagaggagagggcgCAATTGAAAAATGGCCTTCACCATGACTAGTCCATCTGACATTGAAAACAAATGGTAACCTAAAGTAGTGGGCAAGTATAATACCCCCTGGTGTAACAGGGTCCGTCAGGACAAGGTCATATTTTGCATCCTGTAGAGACTGTATCAGATCTTTGTCTTCAAAAAGCAGCTCaagcattttgcatgttttctcaTGTATCTCAGAGGCCGCTTGTCCTGATTCCATTTCCAGTTTAAAACGTGTCCAGGCAGACTTTCCCTCCCTCTGGATTTTAAGCAACTGGGTCACAAATGTAGTTACAAAGTCTTCATTAAATCCAGACTCAATATTGAGTGTAATTGAAGTATAGAATGGGGAGGTTTCCTTGATGTACCAGCTATCTGACGTTCGCACAACAGAGACCTCGTGGCCCCTTGAATGTAGTTCCTCAATAATGACCTTCATGTTCACCCAGTGGCTCCCGTCCACTGGATAAACAAGCACTTTCCCACCATAAACTACACTTGGGCAGAGCAGGTAGAGCGTGATCCAGACCCAGGGCTGATGCATTTTTGTTCTAAAGTTGGGGAGAAAGCATATTATATCTCATCAAAAACCCAAATGTCAATACAAGTAGCCTTTtctataaatcaaaataaatcacttAAATTTAAAGGATTGTTTGATCAGTggtttgtgaaaaaaaagtttcataatTGTGtacattttaagcttttaataATGTTGCAGTAGTATGTGAAGCCTGCTATACTtgtttaacatttacagtatttactaACTAGCATGCAACCTTTACACCtgagattatctaaaccactggAGCAACAAGAAAAAGTGTAACAGTATTGTATGTCAGttaaatattagaaatatgCACAATTTCTAATTCCAAAATAGCGGTATCATTTCTATTGgtgaaagatttttaaaaaatgccaaTATTACCTTCTTTGccaatgtatttgtttttcaatattTCTCCTTTGCCAGAGAGCAAAACACGTGTTAGTCCTTCCAGGTTCCAATTTGAGTAGGACTTTGGTACAACAATGTCATGTTCTTTAACGCTCAGGTGATAAGAAAGTACAAGGAAGAGATAATATAGTCCACAGTGTTTAATTCTAAGCAAACATTGGTAACCAAACTAAACGGCTGGGAGACAAAATAACTTAGAAACTGCAGGGTTATTTTCCCGTGTTACAAGTATTTAGTTACATAAAAGCTTCAGATTGGGATAAAGTTTCAGTTTGAATTGTAAATTTTATTGCAAGTCCATTATTCTGTCTCCCAATAAAAAGCAACAACTACATGCCTTAATGGTGTAACCAACTAGGAGTTTTCTGATATGGCCTATAATGCTCAGGTGTAACTTGGCCGCTATGTTGTGTTGTCTTCGGGAAAGTGTGATTTTTTAGGTAGCTGGTATTCCTCTTTAACAGCCtaagaaaatactgtaaatgacCAAACAACATCACCTTCTGACTGATAAAAGTGTCAACAAACTCTCATTTAGGTCAATTTCTAAAATATGTCTATTGCAAGAAACCTGAAAGTAATGAAAGTGCATTATTTTTCTGGTCTTACACTCCACatggttttaatattttattgtcagtcctttaaatatttcaggATCTTTCCTTTAACAGTTTGCTTTCAGCATAATGCAGtctacagtaaaacacaatacaGCAGAGTTGAAATTTCTATCTTagctcatttcattttcattcatcaaGTTATTCTAGTAGTCTTCTGGTAGTTTGCATTAGCTGAGATAATTCTAACTTTCATTTGGTTACATCCAAAAGCAAATGTTGACAAGTGACAAAGTAATCAAACACACTTCACTCTTACaagttaacagttaaaactggcagttatatttcattttttacagcAGGGGCGGTGTTTCAGCAAAAGCCAAGGTATGGCAATGTGACATGACGTCACAGAAATACTCAGTGATAATGggatttgaaaaatattgattaaccTAAAACTGTATCAAACACACTTCACTCTTACaagttaacagttaaaactggcagttatatttatttatttacagtagatATTTTTCTTGATAGGGAACTTGCAGCtgacacaaaacacagtcaaaaaaatgtatatctactcatttctttcaattttttttactgatcACAGCCACATTGACTGTAATATAGCAACATATTCACCAATATGAAAATTAACCATGAAGCATCTCTACTGGTTAGTCagatttcacttttcttttcaaacacagtCTGAAGCACGAGCACACTAACCcagcaaaaatgaacaaaacaagaagagCAATTGTTACTAAAAATAATATGACATCTACAGAGTGGTAGGAATACCAGGGCAGTTTGTAGGACTCTGTTCTCAGGTGAGCTGCTCCTTTATGTCTCATGACAAACTCTATCCAGAAGAGGGCTCTATCCAGTGGCTTCATtggctgatctctgtgcagccTGGAGAATCTCTGCATGTTCATCCTGTAGGAGGGGTCATTCAGGATTTCCTGAATGGtattctgaaatgtttttctatcCAATTCAGAAACATCCAAAACCTTTGCCACACCCTTTGCTTTCAGTCTAGAGAGGTTGTCAGCTTGATCGAACACAAAGGGAATGCCTACAATCGGAATACCGTGATATATAGCCTCATAGATTCCGTTTGTTCCTCCATGACTCACCAACAGTTTCATCTTGGGATGTCCTAACAGGTCATTCTGTGGCATCCAGTCAGCTAGTAAAGTGTTGTTGCCCAGAGTGGCTGGTCTGTCACCTTTATACCTCCAGATGACTTTCTGAGGTAATGTGGCAAAAGCTGCAGCTATCTCATCAGCTAAGTCATGGGGAAGCTCTGCAATTAAAGTCCCCAGAGACATAATGATGACTCCATGTTCCCCTGAACTCTGGACAAACTCCTCCAAGTGTTGAGGCAGAGGTTTTGCAGGTTTACACTGGAACCCTCCCATATAGATAACATTAGGCATGGTGGGACGAGGAAACTCAAACACAAAGTCCACTCTCATGAGCCACAGGTCTGCTGCCTGGAAGAGGGAGATGTAGTCTACATCTGGAcctaaatattttttaacaaagcCAACATAATGTGGCGTGATATAATGTGcaatttgatattttgtgaaGCCAAATACGATCATGTTAGTAAGTCTCTCAAGAAAAGTCATTTTATCTGAAAGTTCAGTCCCTGTCAGTGGAAcataagagagaggagagggcgCAATTGAAAAATGGCCTTCACCATGACTAGTCCATCTGACATTGAAAACAAGTGGTAACCTTAAGTAGTGGGCAAGTATAACACCCCCTGGTGTAATGGGGTCCGTCAGGAAAAGGTCATATTTTGCATCCTGTAGAGACCGTATCAGATCTTTGTCTTCAAAAAGCAGCTCaagcattttgcatgttttctcaTGAATCTCAGAGGCCGCTTGTCCTGATTCCATTTCCAGTTTAAAACGTGTCCAGGCAGACTTTCCCTCCCTCTGGATTTTAAACAACTGGgtcataaatgtaattataaagTCTTCATCAAATCCAGACTCAATATCAATTGTAATTGAAGTATAGAATGGGGAGGTTTCCTTGATGTACCAGCTGTCTGACGTTCGCACAACAGAGACCTCGTGGCCCCTTGAATGTAGTTCCTCAATAATGACCTTCATGTTCACCCAGTGGCTCCCGTCCACTGGATAAACAAGCACTTTCCCACCATAAACTACACTTGTGCAGAGCAGGTAGAGCGTGATCCAGACCCAGGGCTGATGCATTTTTGTTCTAAAGTTGGGAAGAAAGCATATTATATctcatcaaaaatataaatgtcaatACAAGTAgcttttttataaaataaaaaaaatatatacttaaaTATATAGGATTATGTTTATGTCAGTGGTTTGTGtacattttaagcttttattaATTTTGCAGTAGTATGTGAAGCCTGCTGTAGTAGTTTGccaatgtatttgtttttcaatattTCTCCTTTGCCAGAGAGCAAAACACGTGTTAGTCCTTCCAGGTTCCAATTTGAGTAGGACTTTGGTACAACAATGTCATGTTCTTTAACGCTCAGGTGATAAGAAAGTACAAGGAAGAGATAATATAGTCCACAGTGTTTAACTCTAAGCAAACATTGGTAACCAAACTAAAAGGCTGGGAGACAAAATAACTTAGAAACTGCAGGGTTATTTTCCCGTGTTACAAGTATTTAGTTACATAAAAGCTTCAGATTGGGATAAAGTTTCAGTTTGAATTGTAAATTTTATTGCAAGTCCATTATTCTGTCTCCCAATAAAAAGCAACAACTACATGCCTTAATGGTGTAACCAACTAGGAGTTTTCTGATATGGCCTATAATGCTCAGGTGTAACTTGGCCGCTATGTTGTGTTGTCTTCGGGAAAGTGTGATTTTTTAGGTAGCTGGTATTCCTCTTTAACAGCCtaagaaaatactgtaaatgacCAAACAACATCACCTTCTGACTGATAAAAGTGTCAACAAACTCTCATTTAGGTCAATTTCTAAAATATGTCTATTGCAAGAAACCTGAAAGTAATGAAAGTGCATTATTTTTCTCGTCTTACACTCCACatggttttaatattttattgtcagtcctttaaatatttcaggATCTTTCCTTTAACAGTTTGCTTTCAGCATAATGCAGtctacagtaaaacacaatacaGCAGAGTTGAAATTTCTATCTTAGCTCATTTCATTGTCATTCATCAAGTTATTCTAGTAGTCTTCTGGTAGTTTGCATTAGCTGAGATAATTCTAACTTTCATTTGGTTACATCCAAAAGCAAATGTTGACAAGTGACAAAGTAATCAAACACACTTACAACACACTTCACTCTTACaagttaacagttaaaactgacagttatatttcatttttttttacagcagggGCGGTGTTTCAGCAAAAGCCAAGGTATGGCAATGTGACATGACGTCACAGAAATACTCAGTGATAATGggatttgaaaaatattgattaacctaaaactgtatttaaaagccGAGTCAGTGTCACTGGCCCGGTATATCTAGACGTTTTGATTAATAAAGGTCAGTCTCAATTAGATGCCGAGtttaaatgaatagtttttGCGGTTACCACGGATATAGTTTCgtttttcttttatcatcaTTTGCAATCATAAGCCAGTGATGAGTCAAATCACTGGCTTATGATATATTATGATTTATTGGCATTAAAGTTTCAAGaacaatgttgccaaagcatcatTATATGTAATATCTGACAGTgcacaataacagtaatatgaacacacactctctccccCAGCTGATTTAGCTTGATGCACAATTTTGTGGCTCAACTTCCGTATCTCTGTCGGATTTACTCACCGTTAGTAGCGACACTTGTAAAACTGAGTGAAATTTTTAATCATAACTCCATTCCTCCCAACtgctctctttccctctctctctctctctctctctctctctctctctcactctctctcagtATTGAGGTTGGTTAGTCAGTCTTCATCCTTCATGTGTCACCGACTCAGACTGCTGTAGCTGTTCGGCTAGCAGTATCTGCAGCTGTAGGCTCGGTTATGGTTGTAGTGTTAGCCGCCTGGCTGAGCAGCTGCTCAGGAACAACAGCTGGCAACGCTGCTTCACTTCACTGCATTCCAGATGTTGTAGATACATGTTTACGTTTTGTTGAGCATAAATGATCAATTTTAAGGTAATACAAGGGATATTagttctcatttttattttttaaactgattCCAAGCTATGGCAACTGCCATACTTGTCATACCCCAATTATGTTTTACAGTAGATATTTTTCTCAATAGGAAACTTGCAGCtgacacaaaacacagtcaACAAAGGTGATATCTTTAAAACATCTACTCctttcaatttttcttttttttttttactgatcaCAGCCAAATTGACTGTAATATAACAACATATTAACCAATATGAAAATTAACAATGAAGCATCTCTCCTGGTTAGTCAGATTTCACCtttcttttcaaacacagtCTGAAGCATGAGCACACTAACCcagcaaaaatgaacaaaataagaAGAGCAACTGTTACTAAAAATAATATGACATCTACAGAGTGGTAGGAATACCAGGGCAGTTTGTAGGACTCTGTTCTCAGGTGAGCTGCTCCTTTATGTCTCATGACAAACTCTATCCAGAAGAGGGCTCTATTTAGTGGCCTCATGGGCTGATCTTTGTGCAGCCTGGAGAGTCTCTGCATGTTCATCCTGTAGGAGGGGTCATTCAGGACTTCCTGAATACCCTGGAGAAAGATGTCGTGATTCAtagtaaaaatatcaattatctTTCCTGCTCCTCTTATTTCAATTCTTAATAGATTATCACGTTGATCAAAAATCAATGGAAGCCCTAGTATAGGAACTCCATGGTAGATCGCTTCTTGAACACCGTTTGTTCCTCCATGAGCCACAAATAGCTTAGTTTTGGGATGTCCTAAAAGGTCACTCTGTGGCATCCAGTCAACTAGTCGAGTGTTGTTGCCCAGAGTGGCTGGTCTGTCACCTTTATACCTCCAGATGACTTTCTGGGGTAACTTGGCAAAAGCTGCAGCTATCTCATCAGCTAAGTCATGGGGAAGCTCTGCAATTAAAGTCCCCAGAGACATAATGATGACTCCATGTTCCCCTGAACTCTGGACAAACTCCTCCAAGTGTTGAGGCAGAGGTTTTGCAGGTTTACACTGGAACCCTCCCATATAGATAACATTAGGCATGGTGGGACGAGGAAACTCAAACACAAAGTCCACTCTCATGAGCCACAGGTCTGCTGCCTGGAACAGGGAGATGTAGTCTACATCTGGACCtaaatatttttcaattaagCCAACATAATGTGGTTTGATATAATGTgcagtttgatattttgtgaaGCCAAATACGATCATGTTAGTAAGTCTCTCAAGAAAGGTCATTTTTTCTGAAAGTTCAGTCCCTGTCAGTGGAAcataagagagaggagagggcgCAATTGAAAAATGGCCTTCACCATGACTAGTCCATCTGACATTGAAAACAAATGGTAACCTAAAGTAGTGGGCAAGTATAATACCCCCTGGTGTAACAGGGTCCGTCAGGACAAGGTCATATTTTGCATCCTGTAGAGACTGTATCAGATCTTTGTCTTCAAAAAGCAGCTCaagcattttgcatgttttctcaTGTATCTCAGAGGCCGCTTGTCCTGATTCCATTTCCAGTTTAAAACGTGTCCAGGCAGACTTTCCCTCCCTCTGGATTTTAAGCAACTGGGTCACAAATGTAGTTACAAAGTCTTCATTAAATCCAGACTCAATATTGAGTGTAATTGAAGTATAGAATGGGGAGGTTTCCTTGATGTACCAGCTATCTGACGTTCGCACAACAGAGACCTCGTGGCCCCTTGAATGTAGTTCCTCAATAATGACCTTCATGTTCACCCAGTGGCTCCCGTCCACTGGATAAACAAGCACTTTCCCACCATAAACTACACTTGGGCAGAGCAGGTAGAGCGTGATCCAGACCCAGGGCTGATGCATTTTTGTTCTAAAGTTGGGGAGAAAGCATATTATATCTCATCAAAAACCCAAATGTCAATACAAGTAGCCTTTtctataaatcaaaataaatcacttAAATTTAAAGGATTGTTTGATCAGTggtttgtgaaaaaaaagtttcataatTGTGtacattttaagcttttaataATGTTGCAGTAGTATGTGAAGCCTGCTATACTtgtttaacatttacagtatttactaACTAGCATGCAACCTTTACACCtgagattatctaaaccactggAGCAACAAGAAAAAGTGTAACAGTATTGTATGTCAGttaaatattagaaatatgCACAATTTCTAATTCCAAAATAGCGGTATCATTTCTATTGgtgaaagatttttaaaaaatgccaaTATTACCTTCTTTGccaatgtatttgtttttcaatattTCTCCTTTGCCAGAGAGCAAAACACGTGTTAGTCCTTCCAGGTTCCAATTTGAGTAGGACTTTGGTACAACAATGTCATGTTCTTTAACGCTCAGGTGATAAGAAAGTACAAGGAAGAGATAATATAGTCCACAGTGTTTAATTCTAAGCAAACATTGGTAACCAAACTAAACGGCTGGGAGACAAAATAACTTAGAAACTGCAGGGTTATTTTCCCGTGTTACAAGTATTTAGTTACATAAAAGCTTCAGATTGGGATAAAGTTTCAGTTTGAATTGTAAATTTTATTGCAAGTCCATTATTCTGTCTCCCAATAAAAAGCAACAACTACATGCCTTAATGGTGTAACCAACTAGGAGTTTTCTGATATGGCCTATAATGCTCAGGTGTAACTTGGCCGCTATGTTGTGTTGTCTTCGGGAAAGTGTGATTTTTTAGGTAGCTGGTATTCCTCTTTAACAGCCtaagaaaatactgtaaatgacCAAACAACATCACCTTCTGACTGATAAAAGTGTCAACAAACTCTCATTTAGGTCAATTTCTAAAATATGTCTATTGCAAGAAACCTGAAAGTAATGAAAGTGCATTATTTTTCTGGTCTTACACTCCACatggttttaatattttattgtcagtcctttaaatatttcaggATCTTTCCTTTAACAGTTTGCTTTCAGCATAATGCAGtctacagtaaaacacaatacaGCAGAGTTGAAATTTCTATCTTagctcatttcattttcattcatcaaGTTATTCTAGTAGTCTTCTGGTAGTTTGCATTAGCTGAGATAATTCTAACTTTCATTTGGTTACATCCAAAAGCAAATGTTGACAAGTGACAAAGTAATCAAACACACTTCACTCTTACaagttaacagttaaaactggcagttatatttcattttttacagcAGGGGCGGTGTTTCAGCAAAAGCCAAGGTATGGCAATGTGACATGACGTCACAGAAATACTCAGTGATAATGggatttgaaaaatattgattaaccTAAAACTGTATCAAACACACTTCACTCTTACaagttaacagttaaaactggcagttatatttatttatttacagtagatATTTTTCTTGATAGGGAACTTGCAGCtgacacaaaacacagtcaaaaaaatgtatatctactcatttctttcaattttttttactgatcACAGCCACATTGACTGTAATATAGCAACATATTCACCAATATGAAAATTAACCATGAAGCATCTCTACTGGTTAGTCagatttcacttttcttttcaaacacagtCTGAAGCACGAGCACACTAACCcagcaaaaatgaacaaaacaagaagagCAATTGTTACTAAAAATAATATGACATCTACAGAGTGGTAGGAATACCAGGGCAGTTTGTAGGACTCTGTTCTCAGGTGAGCTGCTCCTTTATGTCTCATGACAAACTCTATCCAGAAGAGGGCTCTATCCAGTGGCTTCATtggctgatctctgtgcagccTGGAGAATCTCTGCATGTTCATCCTGTAGGAGGGGTCATTCAGGATTTCCTGAATGGtattctgaaatgtttttctatcCAATTCAGAAACATCCAAAACCTTTGCCACACCCTTTGCTTTCAGTCTAGAGAGGTTGTCAGCTTGATCGAACACAAAGGGAATGCCTACAATCGGAATACCGTGATATATAGCCTCATAGATTCCGTTTGTTCCTCCATGACTCACCAACAGTTTCATCTTGGGATGTCCTAACAGGTCATTCTGTGGCATCCAGTCAGCTAGTAAAGTGTTGTTGCCCAGAGTGGCTGGTCTGTCACCTTTATACCTCCAGATGACTTTCTGAGGTAATGTGGCAAAAGCTGCAGCTATCTCATCAGCTAAGTCATGGGGAAGCTCTGCAATTAAAGTCCCCAGAGACATAATGATGACTCCATGTTCCCCTGAACTCTGGACAAACTCCTCCAAGTGTTGAGGCAGAGGTTTTGCAGGTTTACACTGGAACCCTCCCATATAGATGACATTAGGCATGGTGGGACGAGGAAACTCAAACACAAAGTCCACTCTCATGAGCCACAGGTCTGCTGCCTGGAACAGGGAGAAGTAGTCTACATCTGGACCAAAGTAACGAGTGGACAATGCAGAATAATGCGGTCCAACAGTCTGTTTATACAGACGCATCCTCATggtataaaaaaacatgtttttgaccCTCTCAAGGAACGTCATTTGATCTGTTAATTCTGAAGGTGGAAGTGGGACATAAGAGAGCGGAGAAGGTGCAATTGCAAAATGTGCTTCACCATGAACAGTCCATCGAGCATTGAATACTAATGGCAATCCAAGATAGTGAGCCAGCATTACTCCTCCTCCATTAGCAGGATCTGTCAAAACCGCATCATACTTGGCGTCTTGAAAGGACTTCATTAACtctttattttcaaacatgtaCATGACCACTTCAGAGACTTTCCTGTGTAATTCAAAGAACTTGTCTTTTAACTCCATATCTAAAGCAAAATGGGCCCACGCAGACCCCTTgcttcttttaattttaataacttcagagacaaagagacGAAAAAAATCCTCATTTCCACCACCAGAAATATCCAGTGTGACAGTACGGTAGAATGGAGAGGTTTCACTGATGTACCAGCTGTCTGCAGCGCGAATTACTGTCACACTGTGCCCTCTTGAATGCAGCTCCTCAACAAGTACTCTCATGTTCACCCAGTGGCTGCCATCATGCGGAAATACCAGAACTTTCCCACTGTGTGCAGCTGGAATAATGACAGCCAAAAGAGAGATGATAGAGgccaatgaaaaaaacatcttcaaatCTTCTGAAACGGAGTTGTctgaaatagaaaagaaaaagaacaaaagtcAGATAGCTGTCACTAATAGATTCAAGAAAACATGTGCACATAATGATGGATAGTGTTCCTGGTGGAGGCTGTCCAAAACAGAGTGCTTCAACAATGTTCTTTTTAATTGTCTCTTTATTcatgcataaaaaaaatccctctgaCTGCTCTCACGTGGATAAAGCACATGGGGCCTCTCTCAGGAAATTAGAGTTCTGTTCAGTGCCAAGAGCTCTGTTTGCAATCTCCCTGAGCAATGGTGTTTTTATAACCATAACTGTGCATAACTGCATACaagaaatattatatattagaGCTTCCCTCTAAGAAAACACGTAATCCCTGTAAAACAAATCCCATGTACCGATTTTCATGTTGATTTGATGTCTAATCCTTTGACAATAGATTTGATTCAATAAAATCTCCAGGCTAATTAGTAACATTAGCTGACAAAAGCTAGAAACAAATGTTTCTCCTTCAGTACTGAACAGCTGTTTACAACTTGCACGACAGACATTACTCACTGTTTTCTCGTGGTAAAAACAAGATCTGTAAAGGTCAAGCTTACAGTGAAAACTTTCCTGGCACTAATGTCAACAAACCCTCTCCGCAGATAGTTAAGAACCAAACAAAGCAGGCCATAAAGAACTGAAGTCAAACTGTCGGGACTGTAAaacatttcctggtttcttttgtcCCACCCTCAGCAGAGTTGTTACATGAGCTTCTCGACACTTATAGGGGAAGCTTGGTCATCGTTGTGCGTTAAGCCAGGGAAGCAATGTCAAAAGCAAATATTTACTTTGTAAAGTGGTGTGCTGCATACGTTTTACCTTTTACACAGGCAGAAAattctgtcattatttatttaagatgCAAGATTTGGCCAGTGAAAAAcattagattttaaatttgCACACAAACAGTATACTTTGGATGGTGCACTAACTGATTAAGCAGTCAAAAGAAGAATAACTTTTTAACATCATTTGTAAACTGTGGAATATAAAGTGTGCCTTTTGTGTGAAAGTATACTTACAGATACCTCAATACACCACTCAGGAGAGCAGTGAGTGTTGTATGTTCAATGTACAATGAGGACTCTACATCACATAAATATACTGCATGCATTATATATCAAACTCCAAACTCACTCAGCAGTAATACAGCGAAAAGAACAAATTTCATAATTCTACAATTTTGAATTATGAGCTTTAGTTGTTGATTTGGTAAAATGACCATTTCAACTGTAAAGTTTATGTTCCAAAAGCTATTAGACAGGCTTAAGATATTTacttttcaatttttcaatATGGTGTCTTTGCACTCCATATATTAAGACTTTTACAACTGTCATTCGAAGATCACTGTCTTGTGACAGACTATTCTCAATAGCAATCTTAAAGTAAAATCTTCTGGGTGCTGCTGTCAGGACTGTGCAGAGTTTAGTGGAACTGAAAAACCACTTcctgattttttaaaacattttgttgcaACATTTGCCTCACCACTGACATCACTTCTGCTAATCTTACCACCTTAAATTCTTGCCTCTTTaaggcagtggttc comes from Thunnus maccoyii chromosome 1, fThuMac1.1, whole genome shotgun sequence and encodes:
- the LOC121901267 gene encoding UDP-glucuronosyltransferase 2B15-like, producing the protein MTFLERLTNYISLFQAADLWLMRVDFVFEFPRPTMPNVIYMGGFQCKPAKPLPQHLEEFVQSSGEHGVIIMSLGTLIAELPHDLADEIAAAFAKLPQKVIWRYKGDRPATLGNNTRLVDWMPQSDLLGHPKTKLFVAHGGTNGVQEAIYHGVPILGLPLIFDQRDNLLRIEIRGAGKIIDIFTMNHDIFLQGIQEVLNDPSYRMNMQRLSRLHKDQPMRPLNRALFWIEFVMRHKGAAHLRTESYKLPWYSYHSVDVILFLVTVALLILFIFAGLVCSCFRLCLKRKVKSD
- the LOC121901197 gene encoding UDP-glucuronosyltransferase 2A2-like isoform X2, which produces MFFSLASIISLLAVIIPAAHSGKVLVFPHDGSHWVNMRVLVEELHSRGHSVTVIRAADSWYISETSPFYRTVTLDISGGGNEDFFRLFVSEVIKIKRSKGSAWAHFALDMELKDKFFELHRKVSEVVMYMFENKELMKSFQDAKYDAVLTDPANGGGVMLAHYLGLPLVFNARWTVHGEAHFAIAPSPLSYVPLPPSELTDQMTFLERVKNMFFYTMRMRLYKQTVGPHYSALSTRYFGPDVDYFSLFQAADLWLMRVDFVFEFPRPTMPNVIYMGGFQCKPAKPLPQHLEEFVQSSGEHGVIIMSLGTLIAELPHDLADEIAAAFATLPQKVIWRYKGDRPATLGNNTLLADWMPQNDLLGHPKMKLLVSHGGTNGIYEAIYHGIPIVGIPFVFDQADNLSRLKAKGVAKVLDVSELDRKTFQNTIQEILNDPSYRMNMQRFSRLHRDQPMKPLDRALFWIEFVMRHKGAAHLRTESYKLPWYSYHSVDVILFLVTIALLVLFIFAGLVCSCFRLCLKRKVKSD
- the LOC121901269 gene encoding UDP-glucuronosyltransferase 2B15-like; the encoded protein is MHQPWVWITLYLLCPSVVYGGKVLVYPVDGSHWVNMKVIIEELHSRGHEVSVVRTSDSWYIKETSPFYTSITLNIESGFNEDFVTTFVTQLLKIQREGKSAWTRFKLEMESGQAASEIHEKTCKMLELLFEDKDLIQSLQDAKYDLVLTDPVTPGGIILAHYFRLPFVFNVRWTSHGEGHFSIAPSPLSYVPLTGTELSEKMTFLERLTNMIVFGFTKYQTAHYIKPHYVGLIEKYLGPDVDYISLFQAADLWLMRVDFVFEFPRPTMPNVIYMGGFQCKPAKPLPQHLEEFVQSSGEHGVIIMSLGTLIAELPHDLADEIAAAFAKLPQKVIWRYKGDRPATLGNNTRLVDWMPQSDLLGHPKTKLFVAHGGTNGVQEAIYHGVPILGLPLIFDQRDNLLRIEIRGAGKIIDIFTMNHDIFLQGIQEVLNDPSYRMNMQRLSRLHKDQPMRPLDRALFWIEFVMRHKGAAHLRTESYKLPWYSYHSVDVILFLVTVALLILFIFAGLVCSCFRLCLKRKVKSD
- the LOC121901197 gene encoding UDP-glucuronosyltransferase 2B17-like isoform X1 → MPNYLVCTFCSTFWFMLSEKVTLDNTGTTNDNSVSEDLKMFFSLASIISLLAVIIPAAHSGKVLVFPHDGSHWVNMRVLVEELHSRGHSVTVIRAADSWYISETSPFYRTVTLDISGGGNEDFFRLFVSEVIKIKRSKGSAWAHFALDMELKDKFFELHRKVSEVVMYMFENKELMKSFQDAKYDAVLTDPANGGGVMLAHYLGLPLVFNARWTVHGEAHFAIAPSPLSYVPLPPSELTDQMTFLERVKNMFFYTMRMRLYKQTVGPHYSALSTRYFGPDVDYFSLFQAADLWLMRVDFVFEFPRPTMPNVIYMGGFQCKPAKPLPQHLEEFVQSSGEHGVIIMSLGTLIAELPHDLADEIAAAFATLPQKVIWRYKGDRPATLGNNTLLADWMPQNDLLGHPKMKLLVSHGGTNGIYEAIYHGIPIVGIPFVFDQADNLSRLKAKGVAKVLDVSELDRKTFQNTIQEILNDPSYRMNMQRFSRLHRDQPMKPLDRALFWIEFVMRHKGAAHLRTESYKLPWYSYHSVDVILFLVTIALLVLFIFAGLVCSCFRLCLKRKVKSD
- the LOC121901276 gene encoding UDP-glucuronosyltransferase 2B17-like, with the translated sequence MHQPWVWITLYLLCTSVVYGGKVLVYPVDGSHWVNMKVIIEELHSRGHEVSVVRTSDSWYIKETSPFYTSITIDIESGFDEDFIITFMTQLFKIQREGKSAWTRFKLEMESGQAASEIHEKTCKMLELLFEDKDLIRSLQDAKYDLFLTDPITPGGVILAHYLRLPLVFNVRWTSHGEGHFSIAPSPLSYVPLTGTELSDKMTFLERLTNMIVFGFTKYQIAHYITPHYVGFVKKYLGPDVDYISLFQAADLWLMRVDFVFEFPRPTMPNVIYMGGFQCKPAKPLPQHLEEFVQSSGEHGVIIMSLGTLIAELPHDLADEIAAAFATLPQKVIWRYKGDRPATLGNNTLLADWMPQNDLLGHPKMKLLVSHGGTNGIYEAIYHGIPIVGIPFVFDQADNLSRLKAKGVAKVLDVSELDRKTFQNTIQEILNDPSYRMNMQRFSRLHRDQPMKPLDRALFWIEFVMRHKGAAHLRTESYKLPWYSYHSVDVILFLVTIALLVLFIFAGLVCSCFRLCLKRKVKSD